The proteins below are encoded in one region of Candidatus Hydrogenedentota bacterium:
- a CDS encoding sugar phosphate isomerase/epimerase, whose amino-acid sequence MFFSGISDEAGQSIGAQVKAHRELGWSHMELRCVDGVNFTQVPDAVFALVCETLAEAGMQVSCFSSAIANWARPITTDPQVDIDDLARAIPRMHKLGTPFIRVMSYPNDKNHPLPEREWRNESIRRMKTLAKMAEDGGVILAHENCSGWGGLSAENSNILLGEVGSPALKVVFDTGNPVTYEQDSWEYYRAVFDSIVYVHIKDAKRINGEDHYTYCGEGDGYVREIVTDLLQSGYDGGFSIEPHLAAIIHTGQKADSEEHLYDSYVEYGRRLMRIVESAQP is encoded by the coding sequence GAACTGCGTTGCGTAGACGGCGTCAATTTCACGCAAGTCCCCGATGCCGTTTTCGCACTCGTTTGCGAAACCCTCGCCGAGGCCGGCATGCAGGTCTCCTGCTTCTCGAGCGCGATTGCCAACTGGGCGCGGCCTATAACCACGGACCCGCAGGTCGATATCGACGACCTGGCGCGCGCGATCCCGCGCATGCACAAGCTCGGGACTCCGTTCATTCGCGTCATGAGCTACCCCAACGACAAGAACCATCCCCTGCCGGAACGCGAATGGCGAAACGAATCCATCCGCCGCATGAAAACGCTTGCCAAGATGGCCGAGGACGGCGGCGTCATCCTCGCACACGAGAATTGCAGCGGCTGGGGCGGCCTCTCCGCGGAGAACAGCAACATCCTGCTCGGCGAGGTCGGCAGCCCGGCTCTCAAGGTGGTCTTCGATACCGGCAACCCGGTCACGTACGAGCAGGATTCGTGGGAATACTACCGCGCCGTTTTCGACTCGATCGTGTACGTGCATATCAAGGACGCGAAGCGCATCAATGGCGAGGACCACTACACCTATTGCGGCGAAGGTGACGGATACGTGCGCGAAATCGTGACTGACTTGCTGCAATCCGGGTATGATGGGGGTTTCTCGATCGAACCGCATCTGGCCGCGATCATCCATACTGGCCAGAAAGCGGACAGCGAGGAACACTTGTATGACAGTTACGTGGAGTACGGGCGCCGGCTGATGCGGATTGTCGAGTCCGCACAACCGTAG